The genomic region ATCAGGTACtatttttaaactcttcagtCAACCATGACTTCCTTTTTATCTGTCCATTCTGTAGCTGCCGTAGGGAGTGAGCGTGgcattcctcatttttttttgtGGTTCCTACTTATAAGGAATAGGCAGGACAAGTAGTGATTCTTGTTGGTGCTGGAGCACTACACAAGTTAGATTACAGGATGAAGTACAGACTGAATCATGTCTCAGAAATTCACCCTCCAGTGTCACATTGTACCCAAGTTAATGCAAACCAGAACTCACACTACACAAGCACAAAGCTCTCAGTTTGTTCCCAAAGCTCCCACAGCTTTTTCCATgccagctatatatatatatgtatatatataagaAACTAATAATGCAACACATTCTTGTGTTTGTTTGAAGAACTGTATGTGGGCAATTTCTTGAGTCATTTAATTGCAGGGAGGCTGAAGCCTGAATAAAGAAATACACTCAAGGTTTGCTTGGTTATTGAGGGCAGTCCTTGTCTTTCTTTCCCCCAAAATTAAAAGTTTCCAAGGTGTTTGAAGTGCAGCTAGAAGGAATGGAGACATCATATGCCACACCAAACCTGGACACTGATACAGCTGTGAGGCTGCTGGTACGTACATCTTTTGCTTGAAAACTGCATTATTTGGTGGTAGTACACTGCTGGGCCCATGAAGCCGGTATGCCTTTCTGCTTGGCCACTAAGCATCAGCAGGACCCTGCTGATTACTACCCATCATGCGTTAATAAGCGTTTGGGGGCGAGGGCGTGTGGAAAATACTGGGAGAACCTCAAACCTATATCTTTGATTACACTGTAACACGCACCAGCTATGCACCCCACATAGTGCTATGTCGTGGGGAAGAAATCAATCAGCCCTTCATCCTGGGAAGGCCAGGGGACTATGACTTATAtaccaaagcacagaaaacagtagaagagctgtgtccaggtctggggCACTGTCATACAGTCCTGCAGCCTCTCAGCCATGTTTTTGCAGGAGCGTCTCAAGAGCAACAGGATGAATAGAGCCACTTCAGAAACTAATAAGAGAAAGCATCAGGAATAGCAATCATAGctctgaaatattaatatttgttgCAATTACCTGCTGACAGTATTTAAATAAGGAATGCTATGTGACCAAAACCAGAGCTATGTGAGAACGTTCTGTCATTGTTTTATTGAGtgcattagcttttcttttttgtacaaCATCCTGTTACCTCTTAATTTACAGGTACTTGCTTAAACTGTTGTACAGGATGATGTACCAAGACAGCATTGCTGAGGACAGCCACCCTGAGTATGTGTTTTAAAGATCTGAGGTATAcgaaaaattaaaaagcaggcaTAAGGcctattttttttacatatgttcCAGtgttattcttttcattttactatATCCCATTCCTACTGTCTTGGGCAAAGAAGCAGTCCTGAGTCTGAATTTCACAGTTTATTTATTGCCAACTAACATAAACCTTAAATTATCAGTTCTTTGATATTGAGAAATAAAGACAAGCAATTAAACAAACACTTAGGGGAAATACATCGGTTTTCCCCCAGACACCTCTCCTGCCCACTTCCTGGTGTCCCATCCCCACAgtgcctttgaggaggccatggACAGCACAGGAGATTGGGGTCAGCCACTGTGGTTCCTCTTCTTTTGCTGGTCCTTGTTTCTCATTGCACTGCTCTGGTGTGGCCTTCTCCACCAGCCGCAGTCCCTCTAGAGTCATACCTCCTCCAGTGTCTTCTGTGTGCCTGTCCCTGCTCAGGGGTTTCTTTGCTACAGCACTTGCTGGTGGCATgtctgctccagccctgctcaggctGTGGGCCAGCACAGGGTAGTCTGTGACCTCCTCCTCCCAGGTCACCCCTGCAGTCCCCAGCTACCAAGACCCTGTCAATTATGCCCAATGTATCTGCTCACTTTTATGTAGGACTTTCTGCCACATATCCCAGAGTCACCAAATCACTTCACACACTTGAGTTACCCAGGGGCATAATGGATCATTTTTAAAGTAGCTTAAAATGTCATCAGTGTGTAAGGACAGCGTaagagtgagtgagtgagtgagtgagtgggATTCGTTAATTCCCAGATCCACCCAACTGCTATGTTATCTGGGGTTAGGGCAGCAAGGAGGACATTAGTGAGTGCTATGGGGTAAAGAGCAATGCGCTCTGAGCAAGTGTTGTGCCTTCAGTACCTATATCATGGCCCATGATGAGGGCTTGTAGGACTGGAATAGCACAGCTATGTAATTCTCCATAATGTCAGGGGAAACTGTCCCAAATGTGCTGTTTCAGTTATACCTAAATGCTCAGTTATGCTAAATCTAGGAGACTGAAAGTCCTCAGCAGGGAAGGCAGCCCTGGTGGGCTGAGAGCCAGTCACATACCCAAGGAGCGCCTCACAgccctctgctgcccagcagtGTGTCTTGGATGGGTGCCCACACTGGGCACCCCAAAACTGGCCACACAGCCACAGATGCAGCAGCAGGGACAAGGGACTTGCTAGTCCTACCAGCCTGCCAAAATGCCAGGGGGAAAGAACAAGTGCACGTGTGATTTTAGGACTTGTCAGCACTAGAGATCTCATAAGCCACCACAGTGGTagggctgggaggcagaagggggaaaagagagaggagctggggagaggatTTGGGTGCGGGCAGAGCTTGCAAACCGTCCTCCTGAGTACAGAGGGCCTGCTATGCTCCACACAGgccttccctccttcctgatCCCCTGCACCACAgctctttatttgctttccttagGCTCACAAACTCTTCCCCAGCTGCCAGCATCCTGAAGCCTGGGGAAATAGTAATGAGTGACCATGCCAAGTGCTAGGAACGGGTTTAacctgggggaaggggaaagcaaaaagcaggaaCTGGTGTTATTGGTACCCCTTCCCTCTTCACAGTGTGGTACATGTTGCATCCTATGCCCTGTAAGAGTGCTCTTCAAGGTGTGGTCAGGTACCACTGGTGGGCTGTCTGCCACCAGAAACCATCAACTCAAATGTAACCCAGTGTAGCtatacaaacacatgcacacactgctCCCCAAGTCAAAAATCATAGCAAAAAGTATAGCGTGTTGGGAGGGGAGAATAAAAATACTGAGTGACTATTCAGAGACCAACCTACTGTTCGCTTGATTGGAAATGCAAAGCAGTGTGATGGCAGTGGACTAGCTGGCCCATAGAATTTCCTCCAGAAGGCTAGCTTGTGCTTGGATTTAACCCCACCACACAGCAATCAAAGTATGGTCAGATGGGGAACCTGCACCACTCGAGTCATCCAGTGCCCACCCAATGCATTCCCACCCTGTCGGATTTGGGGTGCACAGACACAGAAGGCTGGTTGCATGAGATGTTTATTTGCTTCTCCTCCCATGTTATAGGGGAAAAGTCCTTGTTTCCTTAAGCAGTTTCAGTCCTAGTGCTTCTGGTCATACGTGCCAGCTCCCTTGTAGGCTCCAACGTAGCCACTGTTGTCTGTCAGATCCTGGCGCCCAGCAAGACCCTTCCCTTTGCCACTTTCATCAAAACGCTCTTTGTGGCTTCCAGTGTATTTGCTAGTGTCCGTCAGCCTCTCGACCCCACCAACCTTGGTGGCTTTCTGCAAGAGAGGAGGCCAGCAAGAGGCAGCCAGTGTTAGCAAACAGTTTGCAAACAAACTCTTCCCTATGAGCAAGGAGGGCCCCTACAGCAGGGATGGTTCCATGGCAGCTTAGGCAGCTCAAGGTGAACAGCAGGCGAGGGAACTCATACTGACCGTGGCACCCACGCTGCCGGGATCCTTCCCCTCAATGAGGCCATACACAGCCTGCAGCGCTTCCTCTGGCGATTTGCCCTTGAAGCGCTTGCCACAGAGCTCCTTCATGGCTTGCTGGAATTCAGCAAAGGTGATGGTGCGGGCACCCTTAGTCCTATGGCAACGGGAGACCAAGAGGAAAGTTACCTTGCTGCTGGGTGGCAGCAGGATGGGAaactcccagggctgcccctcgCGCAAgagcctgcctgcctcctg from Aptenodytes patagonicus chromosome Z, bAptPat1.pri.cur, whole genome shotgun sequence harbors:
- the LOC143172972 gene encoding tubulin polymerization-promoting protein family member 2-like is translated as MSEVENTFRKFAIYGDTSASGNDMTGKNFSKMCKECGVMDGKAVTSTDIDIVFNKVKTKGARTITFAEFQQAMKELCGKRFKGKSPEEALQAVYGLIEGKDPGSVGATKATKVGGVERLTDTSKYTGSHKERFDESGKGKGLAGRQDLTDNSGYVGAYKGAGTYDQKH